In Ensifer adhaerens, a genomic segment contains:
- a CDS encoding Lrp/AsnC family transcriptional regulator, leucine-responsive regulatory protein yields the protein MKPKDDAPYGDLDKIDLKILEIVADDGRISITDLASAVGLSKTPCQLRLKRLVSDGYIDGFRAVINPQKMGLDHIAFAEVKLTNTSEEALRSFNEAVKKIREVEECHMIAGRFDYLLKVRTRDIGRYRRVLGELISTLPYVASTSTNVTMEAVKESW from the coding sequence ATGAAGCCTAAAGATGACGCCCCCTATGGTGATCTTGACAAGATCGACCTGAAAATCCTCGAGATTGTCGCGGATGATGGGCGCATCTCGATCACCGACCTCGCCAGCGCCGTTGGGCTTTCCAAGACACCCTGCCAGTTGCGCCTCAAGCGGTTGGTCTCGGACGGCTATATCGACGGCTTCCGGGCGGTCATCAATCCGCAGAAAATGGGTCTCGACCATATCGCCTTCGCGGAAGTGAAGCTGACCAATACAAGCGAGGAGGCGCTGAGGAGCTTCAACGAGGCGGTAAAGAAAATCCGTGAGGTGGAGGAATGCCACATGATCGCCGGCCGCTTCGACTATCTGTTGAAAGTGCGCACCCGCGACATCGGCCGCTATCGCCGGGTTCTCGGGGAACTCATCTCGACGCTGCCCTATGTCGCCAGCACGTCGACCAATGTGACGATGGAGGCGGTGAAGGAAAGCTGGTGA
- a CDS encoding Flavin-dependent oxidoreductase, luciferase family (includes alkanesulfonate monooxygenase SsuD and methylene tetrahydromethanopterin reductase), whose product MKKIGFLSFGHWTPSPQSGTRSAADTLLQSIDLAVAAEELGADGAYFRVHHFARQLASPFPLLAAVGARTKSIEIGTGVIDMRYENPLYMAEDAGAADLISGGRLQLGISRGSPEQVIEGWRYFGYQPDEGQTDADMGRQHAEVFLEVLKGEGFAQPNPRPMFPNPPGLLRLEPHSEGLRERIWWGAGSNATAVWAAKLGMNLQSSTLKNDETGEPFHVQQAKQIRAYREAWKEAGHTRTPRVSVSRSIFALTDDRDRAYFGRGGKEQDSVGYIDDSTRAIFGRSYAAEPDALIKELAADEGIAEADTLLLTVPNQLGVDYNAHVIESILKHVAPALGWR is encoded by the coding sequence ATGAAGAAAATCGGTTTCCTCTCCTTCGGCCATTGGACGCCCTCGCCGCAATCGGGGACGCGCTCGGCCGCTGATACGCTTCTCCAGTCCATCGACCTTGCGGTGGCCGCTGAAGAGCTTGGCGCGGATGGCGCATACTTCCGTGTGCACCATTTCGCCCGCCAGCTTGCCTCCCCCTTCCCGCTTCTGGCGGCTGTCGGCGCGCGCACCAAGTCGATCGAAATCGGCACGGGCGTCATCGACATGCGCTATGAAAACCCGCTCTACATGGCGGAAGACGCTGGCGCTGCCGACCTGATTTCCGGCGGCCGACTGCAGCTCGGCATCAGCCGCGGGTCGCCCGAACAGGTGATCGAGGGTTGGCGCTATTTCGGCTATCAGCCCGACGAAGGGCAGACGGATGCCGACATGGGCCGCCAGCATGCGGAGGTCTTCCTCGAAGTGCTGAAGGGTGAAGGTTTCGCCCAGCCGAATCCACGTCCGATGTTCCCTAACCCGCCCGGTCTGCTGCGTCTCGAGCCGCATTCGGAAGGCCTGCGCGAGCGCATCTGGTGGGGAGCGGGCTCAAACGCCACCGCCGTCTGGGCCGCCAAGCTCGGCATGAACCTGCAGAGCTCGACGCTCAAGAACGACGAGACGGGTGAACCCTTTCACGTTCAGCAGGCAAAGCAGATCCGCGCCTATCGCGAGGCCTGGAAGGAAGCGGGCCACACCCGTACGCCACGCGTCTCCGTCAGCCGCTCGATCTTCGCACTCACTGACGACCGCGACCGCGCCTATTTCGGTCGTGGCGGCAAGGAACAGGATTCGGTCGGCTATATCGACGACAGCACCCGGGCGATCTTCGGCCGCTCCTATGCGGCTGAGCCTGACGCGCTGATCAAGGAACTCGCCGCTGACGAGGGCATCGCAGAGGCCGATACGCTGCTGCTGACCGTGCCCAACCAGCTGGGCGTCGACTACAACGCCCATGTGATTGAGTCGATCCTGAAGCACGTCGCCCCGGCACTCGGCTGGCGCTAA
- a CDS encoding Uncharacterized conserved protein YndB, AHSA1/START domain, with amino-acid sequence MSDPLETWSLDREIVLVRVLNHPRDRVFAAWMDPKALSTWYGPSGLSIETHEADIREGGLWRFDMVGEFQGKAQRFENLIRFLDIVPNERIVMEHGAAGSEHPDRFRVTVTFDEQSDGKTVLTMRQLHPTPERRKFVIGFGAVVYGQQTLDKLAAWLDR; translated from the coding sequence ATGTCTGATCCATTGGAGACGTGGTCGCTGGACCGCGAAATCGTGCTTGTCCGCGTGCTGAACCACCCGCGCGACAGGGTGTTTGCTGCGTGGATGGACCCCAAAGCTCTCTCGACCTGGTATGGGCCGTCGGGCTTGAGCATCGAAACGCATGAGGCCGATATTCGCGAAGGCGGCCTCTGGCGCTTTGACATGGTCGGCGAATTCCAGGGCAAGGCGCAGCGCTTCGAGAACCTCATTCGCTTTCTGGACATCGTGCCGAATGAGCGGATCGTCATGGAACATGGTGCGGCGGGCTCCGAGCATCCGGATCGCTTCCGCGTTACGGTGACCTTCGACGAGCAATCGGATGGGAAAACGGTGCTGACCATGCGTCAGCTGCATCCAACGCCGGAGCGCCGCAAATTCGTTATCGGCTTCGGCGCGGTGGTCTATGGCCAGCAGACGCTCGACAAGCTGGCGGCTTGGCTGGATCGCTGA
- a CDS encoding DNA-binding transcriptional regulator, ArsR family, with protein MKWRRLLRHMPNLQNALDLAFHALSDPTRRAVVSRLVEGELPVTALAEPFDMALPSFTQHLKVLEDCGLITSEKRGRSRWCRLVPQRFDEAAEWMMAERERWSARLDRLDAYLNNNQKGEN; from the coding sequence ATGAAGTGGCGCAGATTACTAAGGCATATGCCTAACCTTCAGAACGCTCTCGATCTTGCCTTCCACGCCCTCAGTGACCCCACGCGTCGCGCGGTTGTGTCTCGTCTCGTCGAGGGAGAACTGCCCGTCACGGCGCTCGCCGAGCCCTTCGACATGGCGCTGCCCTCGTTCACCCAGCATCTCAAGGTGCTGGAGGATTGTGGGCTGATTACCAGCGAGAAGCGCGGGCGCAGCCGCTGGTGCCGCCTGGTGCCGCAACGTTTCGACGAGGCGGCGGAGTGGATGATGGCCGAGCGGGAGCGCTGGTCGGCGCGTCTGGATCGCTTGGATGCCTATCTCAACAACAATCAAAAGGGAGAGAATTGA
- a CDS encoding response regulator receiver and ANTAR domain protein, with amino-acid sequence MTGSKITADLTILVIDENAIRASIIEEGLAEAGHCKVTVIHEVNGVARLIETLQPDVIIIDIESPNRDMMEHMFQLTRSVSRPIAMFVDRSDTASIEAAVDAGVSAYIVDGLKKERVKPILDMAVSRFNAFSRLQRELAEARNALEERKVIERAKGILMKMRGLSEEEAFALLRQSAMNEKKKIADIAQSVVTAAGLLL; translated from the coding sequence TTGACCGGATCGAAGATCACCGCAGACCTGACGATCCTGGTGATCGACGAGAACGCCATCCGCGCCTCGATTATTGAGGAGGGGCTGGCCGAGGCCGGGCATTGCAAGGTCACGGTCATTCACGAGGTCAACGGCGTCGCGCGGCTGATCGAGACGTTGCAGCCCGATGTCATCATCATCGATATCGAAAGCCCGAACCGCGACATGATGGAGCATATGTTCCAGCTCACCCGCTCCGTCTCAAGGCCGATCGCCATGTTTGTCGATCGCTCGGACACGGCCTCCATCGAGGCCGCCGTCGATGCGGGTGTCTCGGCCTATATCGTTGACGGGCTGAAGAAGGAGCGCGTCAAGCCGATCCTCGACATGGCGGTGAGCCGGTTCAACGCCTTCAGCCGTCTGCAGCGCGAACTCGCCGAGGCGCGCAACGCCCTGGAAGAGCGCAAGGTCATCGAGCGCGCCAAAGGCATTCTGATGAAGATGCGGGGCCTGAGCGAGGAAGAGGCGTTTGCGCTGTTGCGCCAGTCCGCCATGAACGAAAAGAAGAAGATCGCCGACATTGCCCAGAGCGTGGTCACGGCTGCGGGGCTGCTGTTGTGA
- a CDS encoding NitT/TauT family transport system ATP-binding protein — MSEMFSMSAIGSASAPPVVNREQKALRAGFIPLMDASILIVAAELGFAEKEGLKLDLVRDVSWANVRDRLAFRQFDIAHMLSPMPVASMLGLGSNPSPTITPFSLGRGGNAITLSARIFERMQALTGLSDDASALANAQALAAVLADMRARGEAAPTLGMTYPFSSHNYEFRYWLAAGGIDPDKDVKLVVVPPPLTSDALAAGAIDGFCVGAPWNMVASERGTGRIVAAKQDIWPLAPEKVIGMRPEWAEANAETVSRLVVALDRAARWCDEPANHDHLAEILSSAPYIPAPRDIIRRVLNGEFSLDAQGNKRIIPDYFLFHRGAANYPRPEQALWIYSQMMRWGQTRFSEEDRTRAEGAYRPDLYRNALGAEASVPDPAEEAAMLANFMDGQAFDPTRMQDYVARFPVKTDAAPPLAAHDA; from the coding sequence ATGAGTGAGATGTTTTCCATGAGCGCCATAGGGTCGGCCTCCGCGCCGCCGGTCGTCAACCGCGAGCAGAAGGCGCTGCGCGCCGGCTTCATTCCGCTGATGGACGCCTCGATCCTCATCGTGGCCGCCGAACTTGGCTTTGCAGAGAAAGAAGGGCTGAAGCTCGATCTGGTGCGCGACGTCTCCTGGGCCAATGTGCGCGACCGCCTCGCCTTCCGGCAGTTCGACATCGCCCATATGCTCTCGCCGATGCCTGTCGCCTCCATGCTGGGTCTCGGCTCGAACCCCTCGCCCACCATCACGCCGTTTTCGCTTGGACGCGGCGGCAACGCGATCACGCTGTCCGCGCGCATCTTCGAGCGCATGCAGGCGCTCACCGGCCTCTCCGACGACGCAAGCGCGCTCGCCAATGCACAGGCGCTGGCCGCCGTGCTCGCCGACATGCGCGCGCGCGGCGAGGCAGCACCCACGCTTGGCATGACCTATCCCTTCTCGTCGCATAACTACGAATTTCGCTACTGGCTCGCGGCCGGCGGGATCGATCCGGACAAGGATGTGAAGCTTGTCGTCGTTCCGCCGCCGCTCACCTCCGACGCGCTGGCCGCCGGCGCCATTGACGGGTTCTGCGTCGGAGCGCCCTGGAACATGGTGGCCTCCGAGCGCGGCACGGGCCGCATCGTCGCAGCCAAGCAGGATATCTGGCCGCTCGCGCCGGAAAAGGTGATCGGGATGCGCCCCGAATGGGCGGAGGCGAACGCCGAGACGGTCTCCCGGCTCGTCGTCGCGCTCGACCGCGCAGCACGCTGGTGCGACGAACCCGCTAATCACGATCATCTCGCAGAGATCCTCAGCTCCGCTCCCTATATCCCTGCCCCGCGCGACATCATCCGCCGCGTGCTCAACGGCGAATTCAGCCTCGACGCCCAGGGCAACAAGCGCATCATCCCGGATTACTTCCTCTTCCATCGCGGCGCCGCGAACTATCCGCGCCCCGAACAGGCGCTCTGGATCTACAGCCAGATGATGCGCTGGGGCCAGACGCGCTTTTCGGAAGAGGACCGCACGCGCGCCGAGGGCGCCTACCGGCCGGACCTTTATCGAAACGCGCTGGGCGCAGAAGCGTCCGTTCCGGACCCGGCGGAAGAAGCGGCCATGCTGGCGAATTTCATGGACGGACAGGCTTTCGACCCGACGCGGATGCAGGACTACGTGGCACGTTTTCCGGTCAAGACGGATGCTGCACCGCCGCTTGCCGCGCACGACGCCTGA
- a CDS encoding nitrate/nitrite transport system substrate-binding protein, producing MTKTTGTGIGRRDLLKVTSAAALISAVKMAFPSGAFAQSAGPEVKGVKLGYIALTDAAPLLIAKEKGIFDKYGLTEVEVIKQASWGATRDNLVLGGAANGIDGAHILTPMPYLISTGKVTQNNVPVPMSILARLNLDSQGISVAQEYASTGVQLDASKLKDAFAAKKAKGGEIKVAMTFPGGTHDLWLRYWLAAGGIDPDKDVSTIVVPPPQMVANMKVGNMDAFCVGEPWNEQLVNQGIGFTACTTGEIWKKHPEKALGLRTDWIEKNPNAAKALLMAVMEAQIWADSMDNKDEMSTILGKRQWFNVPPKDVAGRLKGNINYGNGRVVENTGLEMKFWKDHASYPFKSHDAWFLTENIRWGKFAPDTDIKSLVDKVNREDLWRAAAKDLGVAAADIPTSTSRGKETFFDGKVFDPENPKAYLDSLKIKAMA from the coding sequence ATGACGAAGACGACAGGAACAGGTATCGGCCGCCGCGATCTCTTGAAGGTCACATCCGCCGCAGCGCTGATCAGCGCAGTCAAAATGGCATTTCCTTCCGGCGCCTTCGCGCAATCTGCAGGCCCCGAAGTCAAAGGCGTGAAGCTCGGCTATATCGCGCTGACCGATGCCGCTCCGCTGCTGATCGCCAAGGAAAAGGGCATTTTCGACAAATACGGTCTCACGGAAGTCGAGGTGATCAAGCAGGCATCCTGGGGCGCAACGCGCGACAATCTCGTGCTCGGCGGCGCGGCCAACGGCATCGACGGCGCGCATATCCTGACCCCCATGCCCTACCTGATTTCCACCGGCAAGGTGACGCAGAACAACGTGCCGGTGCCGATGTCGATCCTCGCGCGCCTCAATCTCGACAGCCAGGGCATTTCGGTTGCACAGGAATATGCCTCGACCGGTGTGCAGCTCGATGCGTCCAAGCTGAAGGACGCTTTTGCGGCCAAGAAGGCGAAGGGCGGCGAGATCAAGGTTGCCATGACCTTCCCCGGCGGGACGCATGATCTCTGGCTGCGCTACTGGCTCGCCGCCGGCGGCATCGACCCGGACAAGGACGTTTCCACGATCGTCGTTCCGCCGCCGCAGATGGTTGCCAACATGAAGGTCGGCAACATGGATGCCTTCTGTGTGGGCGAGCCGTGGAACGAGCAGCTTGTCAACCAGGGCATCGGCTTTACCGCCTGCACGACCGGCGAAATCTGGAAGAAGCATCCGGAAAAGGCGCTGGGATTGCGCACCGACTGGATCGAGAAGAACCCGAATGCCGCAAAGGCGCTGCTGATGGCCGTGATGGAAGCCCAGATCTGGGCCGACAGCATGGACAACAAGGACGAGATGTCGACCATCCTCGGCAAACGGCAATGGTTCAACGTGCCGCCGAAGGACGTCGCCGGCCGCCTCAAGGGCAATATCAATTACGGCAATGGCCGCGTTGTCGAGAATACCGGGCTTGAGATGAAGTTCTGGAAGGACCACGCCTCCTATCCGTTCAAGAGCCACGACGCCTGGTTCCTCACCGAGAATATCCGTTGGGGCAAGTTTGCGCCCGACACGGACATCAAGTCGCTGGTCGACAAGGTGAACCGCGAAGACCTTTGGCGCGCCGCCGCCAAGGATCTGGGTGTTGCC